The following coding sequences are from one Methanohalophilus halophilus window:
- the fpoB gene encoding F(420)H(2) dehydrogenase subunit B — protein sequence MDEELKEKSYEQPVAKEQVEEEENIPGVVTTTSQEINKFLQKTKAQDFINWGRKNSLWFMAQAMGCCGVEIIVTGMSPMDTDRFGIIPRNSPRQADVMIISGYVTKKYLPALKKLYDQMPSPKWVIAMGDCSISGGPFYESYSTVQNIDEIFPVDVFIPGCPPRPEALIQGFLEIQKKIEAREDKGSGYDR from the coding sequence ATGGATGAAGAATTAAAAGAAAAATCCTATGAACAGCCCGTTGCTAAAGAACAGGTGGAAGAGGAAGAAAATATTCCCGGTGTGGTAACTACCACTTCTCAGGAAATAAATAAATTCCTCCAGAAAACCAAAGCTCAGGACTTCATAAACTGGGGTCGTAAGAACTCTCTATGGTTTATGGCCCAGGCAATGGGATGCTGTGGTGTGGAGATTATTGTAACAGGTATGTCTCCTATGGATACCGATCGTTTTGGTATCATTCCCAGGAATTCCCCCAGACAGGCAGATGTTATGATAATCAGTGGGTATGTTACAAAGAAATATCTTCCCGCTCTCAAGAAATTATATGATCAGATGCCTTCTCCTAAATGGGTAATCGCTATGGGTGACTGTTCTATAAGTGGCGGTCCATTTTACGAGTCCTACAGTACCGTACAGAACATAGATGAGATATTCCCGGTTGATGTTTTCATCCCCGGGTGTCCTCCCAGGCCTGAAGCATTAATTCAGGGCTTCCTTGAAATCCAGAAAAAGATTGAAGCCAGGGAAGATAAGGGGTCAGGATATGACAGGTGA
- a CDS encoding 4Fe-4S binding protein, translating to MQVNEKCVGCGQCTAFCKQDAILVKGNAYITEKCTNCGACAFYCPLKAIEAGK from the coding sequence ATGCAAGTCAATGAAAAATGTGTTGGATGCGGACAATGTACCGCTTTCTGCAAACAGGACGCCATTTTAGTTAAAGGAAATGCATACATTACAGAAAAATGTACCAACTGTGGCGCATGTGCATTTTACTGCCCCCTTAAGGCTATTGAGGCTGGAAAATGA
- the fpoA gene encoding F420H2 dehydrogenase subunit FpoA → MSGIVDSNIVYSYIPVAVFLVVSLLMPPMTMLIVKLLSPRSKGAEKYSTYESGSVPTGPARIQFNVEYYLYAIAFVLFDIEVLFLYPWAMIYRGNTGVDTTVAVVEMLVFIFVLLFGYAFLWKKGALKWMKN, encoded by the coding sequence ATGTCAGGAATTGTCGATAGTAATATCGTATATAGTTACATCCCGGTTGCGGTGTTTCTTGTCGTCTCACTACTGATGCCTCCAATGACGATGTTGATCGTTAAATTGCTCAGTCCAAGGAGCAAGGGTGCGGAGAAATATTCCACTTATGAGTCAGGATCGGTTCCTACCGGCCCGGCACGTATTCAGTTCAATGTGGAGTATTACCTCTATGCGATCGCATTCGTATTGTTTGATATCGAAGTCCTCTTCCTTTACCCGTGGGCTATGATATACAGAGGTAATACAGGAGTAGATACGACGGTAGCGGTAGTCGAAATGCTTGTGTTCATTTTTGTTCTCCTGTTCGGTTATGCATTCTTATGGAAGAAGGGGGCCCTTAAATGGATGAAGAATTAA
- a CDS encoding DUF22 domain-containing protein, whose protein sequence is MSAEIIQVVSRKKGEIVSKKVKAAPYEFTIATRARWEMVIADNDLEIRAGEYKKIPVREITLDPDTLAMPCAFTYHAVASVLKIASTEGACPVDKERTVRYAYVFGQTNGKIREGDLLGVLNVFPIMFTREAMTPTEVD, encoded by the coding sequence ATGTCTGCAGAGATAATACAGGTAGTATCCCGGAAAAAGGGTGAAATTGTTTCAAAAAAAGTTAAGGCAGCGCCCTATGAATTTACTATCGCAACTCGTGCAAGATGGGAAATGGTGATTGCGGATAACGATTTGGAAATCAGGGCAGGAGAATACAAAAAGATTCCTGTAAGGGAAATAACCCTTGATCCCGATACTCTTGCAATGCCGTGCGCTTTCACGTATCATGCGGTTGCTTCTGTTCTCAAGATTGCTTCTACTGAAGGGGCATGTCCGGTGGATAAAGAGCGCACTGTCAGGTATGCATATGTCTTCGGCCAGACAAATGGAAAAATAAGGGAAGGCGACCTGCTTGGTGTCTTGAATGTTTTCCCGATAATGTTTACCAGGGAAGCAATGACTCCTACTGAAGTTGACTGA
- a CDS encoding phytoene desaturase family protein, translated as MKINVIGAGLGGLLSAASLATEGHEIEVFERLPITGGRFTNIEYHGFSLSTGALHMIPHGSTGPLGNLLRKIGADVAIVPCKPMAIIRIPVDGSNNYKSGFKDISFNQYGSQFSMWNRLKLSILLVTTRRWPPKNISFENWICKYLNEDSAHKTANSFCGWALSLTNRDVPAEEAFEIFENLYRYGGTGIPIGGCKGVTDALVEIIRSNGGKIHKNTEVSQVIVEDNTARGVITDGIKNYSDIVISNIGHPFTRDLYDSGAIDNAYEEKIDNAKPSAGIKICLAAEEPLIGHNGILLTPYCRRVNGINEVTNTDPNLAPAGKHLVMAHQSVQQEKIDKIEEEIEIGLKDLKEVFPNKKYEVILTQSYYDGWPVNRASSGSDIGNTTPINNLYVVGDGAKGKGGIEVEGVALGVMNTLDIIKQQNVD; from the coding sequence ATGAAAATCAATGTCATCGGAGCAGGTCTCGGGGGTCTTTTAAGCGCGGCTTCACTCGCAACCGAAGGGCATGAAATCGAGGTGTTTGAAAGGTTACCCATTACAGGTGGCCGATTCACGAACATCGAATATCACGGTTTTAGCCTGTCCACGGGAGCATTGCACATGATACCTCATGGTTCTACAGGCCCCCTGGGCAACCTGCTCAGGAAAATAGGTGCAGATGTGGCAATCGTACCCTGTAAGCCAATGGCCATTATCCGTATACCTGTAGATGGTTCAAATAATTACAAATCAGGATTTAAAGATATATCTTTCAATCAGTATGGCTCACAATTCTCCATGTGGAACAGGCTCAAGCTTTCAATCCTTTTAGTTACCACCAGAAGGTGGCCTCCTAAAAATATTTCTTTTGAAAACTGGATTTGTAAATACCTGAATGAAGATAGTGCACACAAAACCGCCAACTCATTCTGTGGCTGGGCACTGAGCCTTACAAACAGAGATGTACCTGCAGAGGAAGCTTTTGAAATATTTGAGAATCTCTACCGCTATGGAGGAACAGGCATCCCAATAGGTGGATGCAAAGGGGTTACGGATGCTCTTGTGGAAATAATTCGTTCAAATGGCGGAAAAATTCATAAAAATACAGAAGTGAGTCAGGTAATTGTGGAAGACAATACGGCCCGGGGAGTAATAACAGATGGAATAAAAAATTACTCTGATATTGTAATAAGCAATATTGGACACCCTTTTACAAGAGACCTTTATGACTCAGGTGCCATAGATAATGCTTATGAAGAAAAAATAGACAATGCCAAACCTTCTGCGGGAATTAAGATATGCCTGGCCGCAGAAGAGCCTTTGATTGGCCATAACGGGATTCTTCTGACACCTTACTGTCGCCGGGTCAATGGAATCAATGAAGTGACCAACACAGACCCCAACCTTGCACCGGCGGGGAAACATCTGGTAATGGCACATCAAAGTGTCCAGCAGGAAAAAATCGATAAAATTGAGGAGGAGATCGAAATTGGCCTGAAGGATCTAAAGGAAGTCTTCCCCAATAAAAAATATGAAGTAATTCTCACCCAGTCATATTATGACGGCTGGCCTGTAAACAGGGCATCTTCCGGCTCAGATATAGGTAATACCACGCCTATTAACAATCTTTACGTGGTTGGTGACGGAGCAAAGGGAAAGGGAGGTATCGAAGTTGAAGGTGTCGCCCTGGGTGTTATGAATACGCTGGATATTATAAAGCAACAAAATGTGGATTGA